A portion of the Mustela erminea isolate mMusErm1 chromosome 19, mMusErm1.Pri, whole genome shotgun sequence genome contains these proteins:
- the ELMO3 gene encoding engulfment and cell motility protein 3 isoform X3 — translation MAHHLYVLQALTLGLLEPRMRTPLDPYSQEQREQLQALRQAAFQSEGESLGSGLSADRRRSLCAREFRKLGFSNSNPAQDLERVPPGLLALDNMLYFSRHAPSAYSRFVLENSSREDKHECPFARSSIQLTVLLCELLRVGEPCSETAQDFSPMFFSQDQSFHELFCVSIQLLNKTWKEMRATQEDFDKVMQVVREQLARTLALKPSSLELFRTKVNALPYGEVLRLRQTERLHQEGTLAPPILELREKLKPELMGLIRQQRLLRLCEGTLFRKISSRRRQDKLWFCCLSPNHKVLQYGDMEEGASPPTLDSLPEQLPVADIKALLTGKDCPHVREKGSGKQNKDLCELAFSISYDHGEAEAYLNFIAPSKREFHLWTDGLSALLGSPMGSEQTRLDLEQLLTMETKLRLLELENVPIPEQPPPIPPPPTNFNFCYDCSIAEP, via the exons ATGGCTCACCATTTGTATGTACTGCAGGCCCTTACTTTGGGGCTGCTGGAGCCACGCATGAGGACACCACTGGACCCCTATAGCCAG GAACAGCGGGAGCAGCTGCAGGCCCTGCGTCAGGCTGCCTTCCAGTCGGAGGGGGAGTCTCTGGGCAGCGGGCTTAGTGCTGACCGTCGCCGTTCCCTGTGTGCCCGCGAGTTCCGAAAACTGGGCTTTTCC AACAGCAACCCCGCACAGGATCTAGAGCGTGTGCCCCCCGGCCTGCTGGCGCTGGACAACATGCTCTACTTCTCCAGACACGCACCCAGCGCCTACAGCCGG TTTGTGCTGGAAAACAGCAGCCGTGAGGACAAGCACGAGTGCCCCTTTGCCCGGAGCAGCATCCAGCTCACTGTGTTGCTGTGTGAGCTGCTTCGTGTTGGGGAGCCCT GCTCCGAAACTGCCCAGGACTTTTCGCCCATGTTCTTCAGCCAAGACCAGAGTTTTCATGAGCTCTTCTGTGTGAGCATCCAGCTGCTGAATAAGACCTGGAAGGAGATGCGAGCCACCCAGGAGGACTTTGACAAG GTTATGCAGGTGGTGCGGGAGCAGCTGGCCCGCACGCTGGCCCTGAAGCCCAGCTCCCTGGAGCTTTTCCGAACCAAGGTGAATGCGCTTCCCTATGGGGAGGTGCTGCGGctgaggcagacagagcggcTGCATCAGGAGGGCACGCTGGCCCCGCCCATACT ggagctACGGGAGAAGCTGAAGCCAGAGCTCATGGGCCTGATCCGCCAGCAGCGTTTGCTCCGCCTCTGTGAGGGGACACTCTTCCGCAAAATCAGCAGCCGGAGGCGCCAGG ACAAGCTGTGGTTCTGCTGCCTGTCCCCCAACCACAAGGTGCTACAGTACGGGGACATGGAGGAGGGCGCCAGCCCACCCACCCTGGACAGTCTGCCTGAGCAGC TCCCTGTGGCTGATATCAAGGCACTGCTAACAGGCAAAGACTGCCCCCACGTCCGGGAGAAGGGTTCAGGGAAGCAGAACAAG gaCCTCTGTGAGTTAGCCTTCTCCATCAGCTATGACCATGGGGAGGCAGAGGCGTACCTCAACTTCATTGCCCCATCCAAACGGGAG TTCCACCTGTGGACAGATGGGCTGAGTGCCCTGCTAGGCAGTCCCATGGGCAGTGAGCAGACTCGGCTGGACCTGGAGCAGCTGCTGACGATGGAGACCAAGCTGCGGTTGTTGGAGCTGGAGAATGTGCCTATTCCCGAGCagcctcctcccatccccccgccccccaccaattTCAACTTCTGCTATGACTGCAGCATCGCTGAACCTTGA